One genomic segment of Rivularia sp. PCC 7116 includes these proteins:
- the csx7 gene encoding CRISPR-associated RAMP protein Csx7 — MFDKFKNRLELTGILTTVTALRISAGRSSEPIGSDLPVVKDALNQPLIPGASFKGAMRSRLESFLRGINQNWAEDPAEFTSKARNETIKGLKEKYKEDDKALTNAILNQTDLVSRLFGSPWIASKFQVRDLTVVKDTWFNQYQERDGVAIERDTETAGSGKLYDFQVVPAGTEFDFKAVVENSESWERGLLMIGLHQFESEQITLGGGSSRGLGVVSLELNKMQWFDSEGDAKKLLEYMENQVNQTMGDYQYSTQEDIDILKREWSEHLINHLYTELDKAVVKQPSN, encoded by the coding sequence ATGTTTGATAAATTTAAAAATCGTCTTGAATTGACGGGAATTTTAACAACTGTAACTGCATTACGGATTAGTGCTGGTCGTTCCAGCGAACCCATCGGTTCAGATTTACCTGTAGTAAAAGATGCATTAAATCAACCGCTGATACCCGGTGCTAGTTTTAAAGGAGCAATGCGATCGCGATTAGAAAGTTTTCTCCGGGGGATTAATCAGAATTGGGCTGAAGACCCAGCAGAATTTACCAGTAAAGCCCGAAATGAAACTATTAAGGGACTTAAAGAAAAATACAAGGAAGATGATAAAGCTTTAACAAACGCAATTTTAAACCAAACCGATTTAGTTTCTCGTTTGTTTGGTTCTCCTTGGATAGCAAGTAAATTTCAAGTCAGAGATTTAACGGTAGTCAAAGATACTTGGTTTAATCAGTATCAAGAACGTGACGGAGTAGCAATCGAACGGGATACTGAAACCGCTGGGAGTGGAAAACTGTATGATTTTCAAGTCGTACCAGCAGGAACAGAATTTGATTTTAAAGCCGTAGTAGAAAATTCAGAATCTTGGGAAAGAGGTTTATTAATGATTGGTTTGCATCAATTTGAATCCGAGCAAATCACATTAGGAGGAGGAAGTTCTCGGGGTTTGGGTGTTGTGAGTTTGGAATTAAATAAAATGCAGTGGTTTGACAGTGAAGGTGATGCTAAAAAGCTTTTAGAATATATGGAAAATCAAGTTAATCAAACGATGGGTGATTATCAATATAGCACTCAAGAAGATATAGATATATTAAAACGTGAATGGAGCGAACATTTAATTAATCATTTGTATACCGAGTTGGATAAAGCTGTTGTTAAACAACCTAGTAATTAA
- the csx10 gene encoding CRISPR-associated RAMP protein Csx10 has protein sequence MKHLELKITALSPLAIGGQKPGTSVSEVEKYIPGTVIRGAIASQILQLSGGDTGGHFEGLFLGENPAIFHNGYPAIAKVSKDKSEIKNQFAKVVPATGISSKTNPGFKSSGNGVFDTLIDWFCADARNLPYDPSDPNATKSGENPQVEAYRGFYSFDNKNYYSHDVSSRFLTRVGINRRRATSEEEILYSIEVLNESFRKDIETSEWDNFVYCSLITVENNSLADALTRFLNKSSQNFRVGGSASRGLGKVKFAARESKLADKKVKTRITEFNQALENRWNLWSQGFFESKSNLLKRTYFTLNLHSDAILTENWQRTTVVSEEMLKQFTGVDSSLKLHVAYSSYDYGSGWNSAWGLMKDVELLTNKGAVYLFSTEHPEKWYKALEKLEINGIGERTCEGFGRVEICNEFHQVFWENAV, from the coding sequence GTGAAACATTTAGAATTGAAAATTACAGCTTTGTCACCTTTAGCGATAGGAGGACAAAAACCCGGTACTTCTGTAAGTGAAGTAGAAAAGTATATTCCCGGTACGGTTATCAGAGGTGCGATTGCTTCGCAAATTTTGCAGTTGTCGGGTGGAGATACGGGAGGACATTTTGAAGGATTATTTTTGGGTGAAAATCCGGCAATTTTTCACAATGGTTATCCAGCAATTGCAAAGGTAAGTAAGGATAAATCGGAAATCAAAAATCAATTCGCTAAGGTAGTACCTGCAACAGGGATAAGTTCCAAAACCAATCCTGGGTTTAAATCTAGTGGGAATGGAGTTTTTGACACCTTGATTGATTGGTTTTGTGCCGATGCTCGCAATTTACCATACGATCCCAGCGACCCAAATGCAACTAAATCGGGGGAAAATCCTCAAGTAGAAGCTTATCGCGGTTTTTACAGTTTTGATAATAAAAATTACTATAGTCATGACGTGAGCAGTCGCTTTTTAACCAGAGTTGGAATTAACCGTCGTCGTGCTACTAGTGAAGAGGAAATTCTTTACAGCATCGAGGTTTTGAACGAATCATTTCGTAAAGATATTGAAACTTCGGAATGGGATAATTTTGTTTACTGTAGTTTGATTACCGTTGAAAATAATTCTCTTGCAGATGCTTTGACAAGGTTTCTAAATAAAAGTTCGCAAAACTTTCGTGTTGGTGGTTCTGCTTCTCGTGGTTTAGGTAAGGTGAAATTTGCAGCTCGGGAAAGTAAGTTAGCGGATAAAAAAGTTAAAACACGGATTACAGAGTTTAATCAAGCTTTAGAAAATAGATGGAATTTATGGAGTCAGGGTTTTTTTGAAAGTAAATCAAACTTGTTAAAACGTACTTATTTCACTTTGAATCTACATTCCGATGCTATTTTAACTGAAAATTGGCAGCGTACTACTGTGGTTTCGGAAGAAATGCTAAAGCAATTTACAGGAGTTGATTCATCTTTAAAACTCCATGTTGCTTATAGCAGCTACGATTATGGTTCTGGTTGGAATTCCGCTTGGGGTTTAATGAAAGATGTAGAATTACTGACAAATAAAGGAGCAGTGTATCTTTTTAGCACCGAACATCCAGAAAAATGGTATAAGGCTTTAGAAAAATTAGAAATTAACGGAATCGGTGAACGCACTTGTGAAGGTTTTGGACGTGTAGAAATTTGCAACGAATTTCATCAAGTTTTTTGGGAGAATGCTGTATGA
- a CDS encoding RAMP superfamily CRISPR-associated protein: protein MVYLDNLSSKATKTISLTAVIDTALCVGAGGSTGSLADKPIVRNAQGQLLIPGSQLKGRLRHECEKLARGLGWKIFLAPLPKTLSPQESEVEDKFKDKYTVPGYRGYHCLVSQIFGDPILPSRILVDDLICSIPATDLAEILRPSVTINRRRRTSDEKKLFFLETSPVNAQLKFEGEIYLLPQSPEYSEALIMAALQHINALGGSKSAGLGWLTWEVSVKTSNKSKNNFDWSQLLPEK, encoded by the coding sequence ATGGTTTATTTAGATAACCTTTCTTCTAAAGCTACAAAAACAATCTCGCTAACTGCTGTAATTGATACTGCTTTATGTGTCGGTGCTGGTGGTTCCACTGGTTCTTTAGCCGATAAACCCATCGTCCGAAATGCTCAAGGACAATTGTTGATACCGGGTTCTCAACTTAAGGGTCGATTACGTCACGAATGCGAAAAATTAGCACGAGGTTTGGGTTGGAAAATTTTTTTGGCACCTCTTCCTAAAACCCTTTCTCCGCAAGAGTCAGAGGTCGAGGATAAATTTAAAGATAAATATACAGTTCCAGGATATCGAGGATATCACTGTTTAGTATCTCAGATATTCGGCGACCCGATTTTACCTTCTCGGATTCTTGTAGATGATTTAATTTGTTCTATTCCTGCAACAGATTTAGCAGAAATATTGCGTCCGAGTGTCACAATTAACCGTCGTCGTCGTACTTCTGATGAGAAAAAATTATTCTTTCTCGAAACTTCTCCCGTTAACGCTCAATTAAAATTTGAAGGTGAAATTTATCTGCTTCCCCAGTCTCCCGAATACTCTGAAGCTTTGATTATGGCAGCTTTACAGCATATCAACGCTTTGGGTGGTAGTAAGTCTGCTGGGTTGGGGTGGTTAACCTGGGAAGTTTCTGTAAAAACATCCAATAAATCTAAAAATAATTTTGATTGGTCGCAATTATTACCAGAAAAGTGA
- the cas10 gene encoding type III-B CRISPR-associated protein Cas10/Cmr2, which translates to MKNPHQRIITAITWCLAWGEQREPKKMLSEEMLQALRNGETVTDEVAEIVEGVKQLQGITEADFPQTTNELLSKYGDLWKQNTKIGLVYGGATKIKQYVFEAAKLPYIRGASAILDRINLVDLPAFFGAEKDKDFLQLKDEETKRYCQQVREEWLNREDNFPGLFQALIPELIIYSTGGSILAFCPAAFVDDLANAIEKRYTHETLTANSCAVGDTFKLLEFRFGLLSDSIHETFWLDKYLKNQDNAVVKAYFDQPGVDSPQQKFRDRKSFNELVLKLANQFSQRRNGNGNRNNISGNRSSRCYPPMFETHPYLHRDDSDSHNAIVRVENDENQNKGLPNEPWLSETLARKLLMGQITKREYNKGDLPKWWNKLGLNWEPGKIEGWVKRFEDYRFDVPSKYYQGIENPERVEEARSLREIASASTPSGFVAYIYADGNNMGGYIRQKIKSPEDYQRFSQDIFEATEKSVYAAIDKHLRPHYFIPDAKSSRDNKSPVWIHPFEIITIGGDDVLLVVPADKGLEIAKTIGEEFENRLIDENKSQGDYSLVPTKPIDNSKAHRYHSKDSSEQPPVSKCKLSMSTGVLITACDTPIYYADKLVSQLLKSAKKTAKDLKKNHQYYSGTVDFLVMKAVTMISSNIKEFREQGLTKVSPDKPKLKLYSSPYTLYELGGLLKTVGAFKNTNFPRSQLYQIRSLLERGKRTAILNYRYFRVRLQDDNAKQLLEEQFEQTWCEAKTNNGNIAPWMSVGDENEDKNADTTTIYETIWRDIVDLYPFIPEENNTDNSRDNQEFQREVG; encoded by the coding sequence ATGAAAAATCCGCATCAACGAATTATTACTGCTATCACCTGGTGTCTTGCTTGGGGGGAACAGCGAGAACCGAAAAAAATGCTGTCGGAAGAAATGTTACAAGCTCTGAGGAATGGTGAAACTGTAACTGATGAGGTAGCAGAGATTGTTGAAGGGGTAAAACAACTTCAGGGAATTACTGAAGCTGATTTTCCTCAAACAACAAATGAATTATTAAGTAAATACGGTGATTTGTGGAAGCAAAACACTAAGATTGGTTTGGTTTATGGTGGTGCTACGAAAATCAAACAATACGTGTTTGAAGCTGCGAAACTTCCCTACATTCGTGGTGCTTCTGCAATTCTTGATAGGATTAATTTGGTTGATTTACCTGCTTTTTTTGGAGCGGAGAAGGATAAGGATTTTCTTCAGTTGAAAGATGAAGAAACTAAGAGATACTGTCAGCAGGTTCGAGAAGAATGGTTAAATAGAGAAGATAATTTTCCGGGACTATTTCAAGCTTTGATTCCGGAATTAATTATTTACTCTACTGGTGGTAGTATTTTAGCTTTTTGTCCTGCTGCTTTTGTTGATGATTTGGCGAATGCTATTGAAAAACGCTATACTCACGAGACTTTGACGGCTAATTCTTGTGCTGTTGGTGATACTTTTAAGCTGTTGGAATTCCGATTTGGATTGTTATCGGATTCGATTCATGAAACTTTTTGGTTGGATAAGTATTTGAAGAATCAAGATAATGCTGTGGTAAAAGCTTATTTTGACCAACCGGGAGTAGATTCACCCCAACAAAAATTTCGCGATCGCAAAAGTTTTAATGAGTTGGTGTTGAAGTTAGCGAATCAGTTTTCTCAAAGAAGAAACGGAAACGGAAATAGAAATAATATTTCGGGAAACCGTTCGAGTCGTTGTTATCCTCCGATGTTTGAAACTCATCCTTATTTACACCGGGATGACAGCGATAGTCACAATGCTATTGTCCGGGTTGAAAATGATGAGAATCAAAATAAAGGACTTCCGAATGAACCTTGGTTATCTGAGACTTTAGCTAGAAAGCTGTTGATGGGACAGATTACTAAACGAGAGTATAACAAGGGTGATTTACCGAAATGGTGGAATAAGCTGGGGTTGAATTGGGAACCGGGAAAAATTGAAGGTTGGGTGAAACGATTTGAAGATTATCGGTTTGATGTTCCGAGTAAATATTATCAAGGAATTGAAAATCCCGAACGAGTCGAGGAAGCTAGGTCTTTAAGAGAAATAGCATCTGCTAGTACTCCGTCGGGTTTTGTTGCTTATATTTATGCTGATGGTAATAATATGGGTGGTTATATTCGTCAGAAAATCAAATCTCCCGAAGATTATCAGCGTTTTAGTCAAGATATTTTTGAAGCTACGGAAAAATCAGTTTACGCTGCTATAGATAAGCATTTACGACCTCATTATTTTATCCCCGATGCAAAATCTAGTCGGGATAATAAGAGTCCGGTGTGGATTCATCCTTTTGAAATTATCACGATTGGTGGTGATGATGTGTTATTAGTTGTTCCTGCTGATAAGGGTTTGGAAATTGCTAAAACGATTGGGGAAGAGTTTGAAAATCGTTTAATAGATGAAAACAAGAGTCAGGGTGATTATTCGTTAGTACCAACAAAACCGATAGATAATTCAAAAGCACATCGCTATCATTCAAAGGATAGTTCGGAACAACCTCCGGTTTCTAAATGTAAATTGAGTATGTCAACGGGAGTTTTAATTACAGCTTGCGATACTCCGATTTATTATGCTGATAAACTGGTGAGTCAGTTGCTCAAATCTGCGAAGAAAACAGCAAAGGATTTAAAGAAAAACCATCAATACTATAGCGGTACCGTGGATTTCTTGGTGATGAAAGCGGTAACGATGATTTCTTCTAATATTAAGGAGTTTAGGGAACAGGGTTTAACTAAAGTTTCTCCCGATAAACCAAAATTAAAGCTGTATTCTTCACCTTATACATTGTATGAATTGGGTGGATTGCTTAAAACTGTTGGAGCTTTTAAAAATACTAATTTTCCCCGTTCGCAACTCTACCAAATTCGCAGTTTACTGGAAAGAGGTAAGCGTACAGCTATTCTTAACTATCGTTATTTTCGGGTTCGTCTTCAAGATGATAATGCTAAACAGCTATTAGAAGAACAATTTGAACAAACTTGGTGTGAAGCGAAAACTAATAACGGTAATATTGCACCTTGGATGTCTGTGGGAGATGAAAATGAGGATAAAAATGCAGATACAACAACTATTTATGAAACAATTTGGCGAGATATTGTAGACCTATATCCTTTTATTCCCGAAGAAAATAATACTGATAATTCACGGGATAATCAAGAATTTCAAAGGGAGGTTGGTTAA